From Gadus macrocephalus chromosome 16, ASM3116895v1:
TCTCCGGTGTCTGAGCCTGCTTCTTCTCATGCCAAGATAAAACCTGCCCCTGGACAAATAGACAGGTAGGAACCTACAGGTGGACATTAGACGGGTAGGAACCTACAGGTGGACATTAGACGGGTAGGAACCTACAGGTGGACATTAGACAGGTAGGAACCTACAGGTGGACATTAGACAGGTAGGAACCTACAGGTGGACATTAGACAGGTAGGAACCTAGTGGTGGATATTAGACAGGTAGGAACCTACAGGTGGACAAATAGACAGGTAGGAACCTACAGGTGGACATTAGACAGGTAGGAACCTAGTGGTGGATATTAGACAGGTAGGAACCTACAGGTGGACAAATAGACAGGTGGGAACCTACAGGTGGACATTAGACAGGTAGGAACCTACAGGTGGACATTAGACAGGTAGGAACCTACAGGTGGACATTAGACAGGTAGGAACCTACAGGTGGACATTAGACAGGCAGGAACCTACAGGTGGACATTAGACAGGTAGGAACCTACAGGTGGACATTAGACAGGCAGGAACCTACAGGTGGACATTAGACAGGTAGGAACCTACAGGTGGACATTAGACAGGTAGGAACCTACAGGTGGACATTAGACGGGTAGGAACCTACAGGTGGACATTAGACGGGTAGGAACCTAGTGGTGGATATTAGACAGGTAGGAACCTACAGGTGGACATTAGACGGGTAGGAACCTACAGGTGGACATTAGACAGGTAGGAACCTACTGgtaggagtgtgtgttttgaatattttttttatgatctCCAGGTTCCTGTGTCCACTGCCTCCCAGACCAACCAGTTCAGACACCAACAGggtatgtctctctatctcatgTCTGTCTCGCGCTTTCCCTGCttgtttgtctctctttctcttcttgtctgtctgtctctgtctgcctgtctgtttttctgtctctccttcgCTCTCTTCGTGTGAAGTGTTAACTGCATTTCtacagcacttttcagacccGGGGTCAATTAAAGCTCTTTACATTTATTGCCTTGTATTCATCCATTCCTTCAGCCTTTGGTACCCATCCATACACCGATTCACCCAGTCACAGCGGTGTCAGCTATGCAAGACAACAGCTAGGTCCTTTACCTGTTATTTGGTTTGATTGATTTTCAGCACAGAAGGGACTTATTCTTGTGTTTGTCTTGTGTGACAGTGTTTATCGCAGTTAGTAACCGGGTCAGGTCAAAGTAGTGGGATCTAGGGCTGAtcttggtcaatattgaaatcacgattattctaACGTTTATTTTTGAGTCTGAaaatttgaaatttcgccttttaagtaatacaaaaaagaataataatacaccaaatggtcaaaaataaaatgttccaatctaaaatgatttacagatatgtatccagctgttctgccctttctataaaacattgataaaaaaaaaagaaaataatgttgATTATGTTAATGTTGTGATCGTTCGATGCTGAAAtcaaaatcgcgatcaaaattagATTAATAGCCCAGCCCCAGTGGGATCCTTACTAAAAGTGTACCATGTCTTCTGTCCACACTAGGACAACATACtgctcacccccccacccccagacaTCACCAGACCAGCTTCACCCAGACACCCGGACACCCCCCGACCGGCTCCCACAGGAGACCCAGACCAGACCAAAGCCCCCCCCGTCCTGACCCCATCCTCCAAGAGAGGGAGCGTCCGTGTGGAGACGggcccagcctcctcctccaagaGACGCTGCTCTTCCCACCCCAGCACCTGGCCGCACCAGCAGGTCTCAGCCGGTTCTGGAGTGcgagggggcggggagggggaggtggaggggggggagggggagggggaggtctgTGTtctcctggtggaggagctgagccgGCAGGAGGAGGTGCTGTTCGGCCGCCgtcagcaggaggagcaggaccgTCTGGTGGCTGAGCTCCTCCAGAAGGAGCTGAACAAGGAGGAGCAGCGGGCCTTCACCGACCGCAGCAAAGGCTCCGCTGACCCTTACCAGCTGCGCCGCAAAGCCAGAACCCCCAGcagaacctcctcctcctcctccaaacgAAATGAGGTGGGAGCAGAGCGAAGGGCTACTCCTAACAGACAGACGGCTAGCAGCTCAAGCTccggccccgcccctcaccTGCCAGGGGCCAATAAGCAGGCCTCACTAAAGGATATGTTCCGACGCCTCTCCAACTGAGATCGGGACCATCGGACCTTAGTTTCTCCCCCCGCGCTCCCTCCCTGCTAACTCTCAATGCCAAGTACGTTAGCATCATAACACTGCTTGTAGCGCACAGTATGCTGTATGTTAGCATCATGACGCTGCTTGTAGCTGACAGATTGTTAGCATCCTAACACTGCTTGTAGCGCACAGTACGTTAGCATCATAATGCTGCTTGTTGCGTCGGGTTTACAGTACGTTAGCATTGCGCTGCCTGTGGCGCAGTGCACGTTTACAGTTCACAACATGTGATTGCGAGACTGATATGAGTTGACCTGAGTGCGATAAGGTTTTCATCAGCAGTTCCTCTAAATGTTGCAGTTATTCTGGAAATAAACTGCCCACTGGTAGCTGTGATGTATTGGTCTGGTTTGTTACAGGAACTCACTGCCGGGCTACAGGACACCGGCTCACATCAGGCCTGGAACTATTGTCCGTTAACTACCGCTCTCTCCTTATTCCCCCCTCAAACAATGTAGGACAATCCGTCCCAGGTATGTAACCTGTCCGCAGGGCCTAATATAGCCACAAGATCAGGGAATCCATCCTTTGACTGCTTCTGCAAAGTCTGGGTTCGCTCAGCTCATCTTGACCAATCGGAGAAGGATACCATTTTAGTGTCTGTTCCACTTGATGTGGTGAGTCAGATGCAGTGCTGCTTAGACCTGAGGATCTGCTCTGTGATTTTGCTACAGTCAGTTGGAGGAAATAACCAATCAACACGAGAGTCTGAGTCATCTGAGAAGCTGAAGAGCAGCAAAGCATTGGGGGTTAACGTGACGACATGGCCGTTTTTGGTCCATACCCAAACTTTATAAAAAATTAGTAAATGACATTTGACATTGTTATGAAGATGCTGCTTTATATGaagataatgtaatgtaatgtgtaattaaaatatgaatcaatcgtGTTTAAACAATTTCTTGGTTTAATCTTGAATAAATAAGAAAAGTAACCTGCTAAAAGTATATTATAAGCAAAAATGAATAGCTGAATACTATTTTCAAAGTCGCGTTGGCGTGGTGTTACAGCCTACTATGAGGTGTcagagaagcttaaccctctctcagacGCAGCAGGCAACccctgcccagacagagctcgcTTTCCGGGGCTTTCGCTAGACGCTACAAGAACTCAAGCTACGGTACCAAGTTGTATGAATGAGATGGGGATGGGGAGTCTCTCACTCACAGCTGCAGCCGCTGGTCGACTGTTTCTTGTTCACTTCGACATTCAGTAAACCGCAGTCTTATTGCATCCATAGTAGTGAACTAGATCTAGGATCTCTATTTTTGTATTGACCATTCATCTCGGTGGCAGTCTTCGTTGGCGCTACAAGACAATGCTTAATTGCACAATTTGCACTGTGTGACGTGAATATAGATTGCATTTGGTCACATGAGTGCAGTTGTGTCGCAACATCTTCGTTTACGCACTTCCTCCAAAAgagtgacatcatcatcatagaGTTATCGAACACTCCCCTTATCTTCAGCCCCCCTCATCCTTGTTATTACCTTCCCGATTTTACACTtagattataaataaataaataaacgaatAAATCGACTGGTCCACCCAGCAATGAAAATGATGAAAAGCAATGAAAATGATATCTCAAACGCTCTTTCAGAGAACTTTAGTTTAATTGAGGAACATTACTTCTGACCCCTCCAATATTCTGTATTCAGAATACGAACTGCTCCAATCAGGTAGACGCTACAGGGTTCCAAATAAATACAGGAAAAGATACATGACCAGCTATAAAAACTCTTTCATCACTCTTTCTGTCAATCTCTAAGGGGCAGTGTTGAAAAAAATACACTATTGTCTGTGTCTTGCTTGTGCTATGCACTTTATGTCTGTTATGGCAGCATTATTGTATGCATTTTTATGTTATagcctttattttcttcccCTGCAACAAATTAAGTGATCTACGGTTCTAGTTCTAGCATACCCTCTAATGTACTAACATACCCTCTTATGTACTATAATACCCTATAATGTAATACCATACCCTCGAATTTACTAAAATACACTGACGTACTAAAATATCCTTTAGTAACGTTCTTACATACACTCTAATTTTCTAAAATTCCCTTATATGGTGTTCTAACATACCCTAACTAAAACAGCCCCTAACTAACTCGGATAACTCTGATTTGAGTTAATTGCTGATCTTATTGTCGTTAGCCGGGTGGTTGGGAGCCAACTGACCGGCTGAGTGAGGCGCTGATTCCGTGGCTAACATGCTTCATGTATGTTGAGTTCCCCATGGAcatgtgagggagggaggagggggtggtggtggtgtggtccaGTTTGGACCAATATAAGTTGTTTTGGTTCCTCATCTAGTCAACTCCTGTCAAGGGCCGGCTGCAGTCGACACGGTGAGACCAGCCTCCTCACTCCTTCAGTGTGATAGTGACTCCTGGTAGTATTTTAGTATGATCTGTATTTTTTATATGTTCTGGTATTATGTTATTATCTTGGTAGTATTTTTGTATGTTAATATGTTCTGGTAATATGGTAGTATGTCCTGGTAGCATTTTAGTATGATCTGTTAATATGTATTATGTAGTATGTGTGCTGGTATGTTTTGATAGAATGTTGTTAAGTTTGGGTAGAATGTAAGGTAAGGGTACATagataattgtattaataatttaattatattaatgTAATTTAATTAATGTCAttgcattaataataacaataatgttaTAATGTTATAGACCATTAGATGTATGTGATATAACAATGGAACGGCATCACTGTGATTGGATACTGGGCTGTCAATCAAGTGTGCTCATTTGAATATTATGGCAGAAGCTATGATATGCTGGTAAGACTATTTATGTGATACTAATATACCTTTCAATGTATATATAGGGTTGGGATGTGTGTTGCTAGTTGTCTGAGATGTGTTGCCAAGACGCTGGTCAGCCTATCGATTATCTGCATCCTTGCCAACATCCTGCTGCTACTTCCTGGTTTTAACATCCACTTCCTGCTGGAGGGTCATGTGACCAGAGAGGCTACCTGGAGCACAGGCATCTGGAGCTCTGGAAtactggtgagagagagacagagagaagtagagatagatagagagacagacatagtgagagggagagagaaagataatgacagacagagagagagagagagagagacatagacggaagagagagagagagagagagagagagagagagagagagagagagagagagagagagagacggatagagacatgaaaagagatagagagagacagacagagagagtgcgtgagacagacagccaaagagagaaagacagagagaaagatagtTGGAGACATTGAcattgagtgagagagacatagacacagatagagacagagagatgggcagagagatgaaaagagagcgatacacagagagacagacacaaagagagagagagagaaagacaaagtcacagagggggagagagactttAAAGATGCATGTGAATGTTGTGGATCTATTTTATGCATCGGCATCCCATTATTGTGTTGATAGTTCCTGAAAATATTCTTTACCAAACAAGTTTGTGGTGCATTCAGGTCACATGGTGTTGAAATTTCAGAGTTCTGCATGATGGAGAGTTCTGCATGATGTGACGTGGTTTCAAAGAGCTGTCATAGGACCCAGACAGACACCACTCACTgttgccggtgtgtgtgtgtgtgtgtgtgtgtgtgtgtgtgtgtgtgtgtgtgtgtgtgtgtgtgtgtgtgtgtgtgtgtgtgtgtgtgtgtgtgtaggtgctgtTGGGAGCGAGAGCCTTCATGACCAGCAGTAAGACCAAAGGATGCTTTGCCTTCAGAACCCAGGTAGAGAAACATAGATATACATGCATAGAGAtacacacattaagataaatacatagacatacatacatagggtATTGtagtttatgtatgtatattttgtAGTATACGTAGACGTATTTGTAGCTGGGCTACAGTGCCTCGGTCTTGCTGGGTATTGTGGTTTATGTATCAATATATTGTAGTTTATTTCTGTCTAGATGTGTTTCCAGCTGAACTACAGTGCCCTGATCCTGCTGGGTTCCGGGTTCTGCAGCTGGGTCAGTGTGACTGGATTGGTCAAGGGACCGCTCTGCCTCTACAACACATCGGCTGGACAAGTCTGGGGAGTCCCTCTACAGCCCTACCCTGAccggtacacgcacacacatacacacacacgcacacacgcacacacacacacacagaggcacacgcacacacacacgcacatgcacaagcacacacacacacacacacatacacacacacacacacgcatacacacacatgcacacgtatgcacatacacacacacacacaggcacacacacgcacacacacacaaaggtcaaTTTCACGTCCACTATTTATGCATCTGTtaacaggaagtgtgtgtgtgtgtgtgtgtgtgtgtgtgtgtgtgtgtgtgtgtgtgtgtgtgtgtgtgtgtgtgtgtgtgtgtgtgtgtgtgtgtgtgtgtgtgtgtgtgtgtttgtacatgcgTTCGGTGGGTAGCTTCCCAGGCTACCTGTACAACAGGACAatgtgggagggtgtgtgtgagagacccaGAGGTGTGGTCATGTGGAACATGGTTCTCTTCTCTGTCCTGGCTCTCAGCTCCGCCCTGCAGCTCCTGTTCACCACAGGGAACCTCTTCAACCTGCTGCTAGGAATCCTGCtgggtacacaaacacatgcacacgcacacacacacacacacacacacacacacacacacacacacacacacacacacacacacacacacacacacacacacacatacgcacactgcaacacacacacacacagacccatcatgcaacacacatacacacacgtattaggttttttaaacaaaaatgtaCATCCAGGACTATTTAAATTGTGCTATTTAAATGTTATCATTGGAATGGAGACATGGTGACGTCTATCCTGGTCAGCCTTCATGTTACCTCCTacgtagtctcgcaaagccagaccaaactacagcaagtagaatgtaCCTCCTACGTAACAGTGTTCATGTATTTTAGACTGCTGTGGgtgacagtatgtgtgtgtttgtgtgtgttccaggtgataCCCATTCCTTTGTGAAGAAAAGCAATAATCAAGAAGTGTCATGATGCCTTTATTTTGTTTCTGTTATGTGTATATAATTTATTGAGTTTTGAAGCTCCTGTTATTGAACTGACATGTCATATTAAGGTTTCTATTTTTTAAGGTTTTTATTGCTGTTTCTTATGTAAAACCTGCAGCTATTTACCCTATTAAAAAACACCTGAACTAGACAATTTCTCAAGAATAAAAGGCTTCCATCTATGAGACTTTCCATTCGAAAACTCAATAAATCTTACATCAGGACGTCATTCAGACGCGTCTACATTTTCTGAAGACAGTGACCTATAGCGATAGCTGCTATTTTAGCCACAACTATAGCTAACTGAAGATACAACTTTAGCTAACTGCGGCAACTACTATAGCTAACATCAGCTACTAGTATAGCCAACAATGGTGTCGTGACTTATTTGGGTTAGAAAAaagctttaaaaaagaaaacatgaaggATCAACAAAAACCTTTTCTAACATATATATCATAGGGGCTGTCACTGAGCGGTTAAAAAACTGTACCGCTTCCCGTCTACCTATTccgttaccctgcgccactgagcagttagtataggaatgaatgggcggccattttccagtccgtggtccatcctttattatgtccatgctaAATACACACATCTGCGCTTCACCAACCCAAATACGGCATCCCTAGCATGTCAAAtgcaaaatatgtttcactAAATGAAAACAGATAAAACTCAATGGGCTAAGCCAAAACCTTGTTGCATATAAATCAAACATTATATCAAACCAAAAAACGGCTACAACTATGGTTAATTACAGCTTCATCTAAAGCTAAAGACAGTTGCTACAATAGCTAACTACAGATAGCACTAAAGCTTACAACAGCTGCAACTAAAACGAATACAGGTTATACTATAGCAAACTACAGCCACTATAGTTACATAGTTGCAGGTTTTAAGTTATGTTGATGATTGATAACTAGGTTCCTTAGAGAATAATACATCATACAGGCAGGcaaacaggtagacagacaggttcacagacagacagacagacggacaaacaATGTTTAAAATCGGTCTAATAATACATGAACATGTGTATATAATGATATTATAATAATGTCTCCCTGGTCCTGATGTTTCCTGTTCCGGTCTGGGCTTTGATCCAGCCACGCTccgcacacaccagcacaccaaggggggggtgtgtgtttgtgatgaagatggaggaggatggggatgacctcctcctgctgtccatTTCTCTCCTGCTGATTTCCTCTTCCTGTGATTCTCTCTCGCCCCAGCTTCTCTATCGGACGACTCACCCCCGCACTGAGtgggtttgagagagagagagaaagagagagagagagagagagagagagagagagagagaagctgagCGATCTTAtctctctcaatgtctctgTGGCAGAGAGAATATCCTGTGAGTCTTACCCGTCCAGACCATCTTCATGAAGAACGACTTCCagaacaagtaggcctactaaaacTTAACTTtacaatattatataaaatgtatattgtATTAACTTTATAAAGTGATGTTTAACttatattattaaatataacTTTATGTAAAACACTGATTGATAAACCTACATTGTGAgagccgagagagagaaagagacagagagagagagagagagagagagatggagagagataagatagatattgttgttgttttttataccTTCGTCTTATAAGATAAAGCAACAGTTGACATTGTATCCAATTTCCCCTAATGTACAAGATGTATATTTACATTACCAAAACCACCAcacatttaattaaaataaaaaatgtcaatGATAACAAAATATATTACAATAGCAAAATATATATTCAGTGAAAGGTATCTTATAATAAGTACTCATCTAATAATAACATGCTAGTTACATGCTAACAGCACGATAGAAAAATGGTATCAACATGATATACACATGCTAACAATATGCCAGTCACATACGAACACCATGCTAgtcacactaacaacatgctaGCGGAATGCAAATAACTTCCAGGAGTTGAACCGGCAACTCTGTTACTGAGCTATGTGTTTCTCTCCCCAGACATGGAGCACCTTAACTCCTCCCACTTCCCG
This genomic window contains:
- the rnf168 gene encoding E3 ubiquitin-protein ligase rnf168 — its product is MAPVSQGQQGRRLVREDCLCPVCMEIYLEPVTLPCQHTFCKPCFLKSVDQATLCCPLCRKRISTWARLNSRKKTLVNEELWREVQDAFPLQCQRRLNGEEEVDEGHAESSRPRVCQPGEVRKEYEDQVSRLEEERRAGEEAESRASEEFIQLLLQEEEQRLAQERRRQEEKLEEDERLARLLSQELNSSPVSEPASSHAKIKPAPGQIDRFLCPLPPRPTSSDTNRDNILLTPPPPDITRPASPRHPDTPRPAPTGDPDQTKAPPVLTPSSKRGSVRVETGPASSSKRRCSSHPSTWPHQQVSAGSGVRGGGEGEVEGGEGEGEVCVLLVEELSRQEEVLFGRRQQEEQDRLVAELLQKELNKEEQRAFTDRSKGSADPYQLRRKARTPSRTSSSSSKRNEVGAERRATPNRQTASSSSSGPAPHLPGANKQASLKDMFRRLSN
- the LOC132474954 gene encoding transmembrane 4 L6 family member 5 isoform X1, with the translated sequence MCVASCLRCVAKTLVSLSIICILANILLLLPGFNIHFLLEGHVTREATWSTGIWSSGILVLLGARAFMTSSKTKGCFAFRTQMCFQLNYSALILLGSGFCSWVSVTGLVKGPLCLYNTSAGQVWGVPLQPYPDRFPGYLYNRTMWEGVCERPRGVVMWNMVLFSVLALSSALQLLFTTGNLFNLLLGILLGDTHSFVKKSNNQEVS
- the LOC132474954 gene encoding transmembrane 4 L6 family member 1 isoform X2, producing MCVASCLRCVAKTLVSLSIICILANILLLLPGFNIHFLLEGHVTREATWSTGIWSSGILVLLGARAFMTSSKTKGCFAFRTQMCFQLNYSALILLGSGFCSWVSVTGLVKGPLCLYNTSAGQVWGVPLQPYPDRSALQLLFTTGNLFNLLLGILLGDTHSFVKKSNNQEVS